Proteins encoded together in one Penicillium digitatum chromosome 1, complete sequence window:
- a CDS encoding Protein transport protein Sec39, putative, whose product MALEELSDAHAILLATHFCAAGNVADLPILQARYPHCFPVERLLRIILTFLPESTEPSLYTSVLQELTNSFNLPSDRLINTSAVQDLSESLARKRVRKLRLRPLQRPDEEDEIASADPLTQFLIHRAHLIDSETALQPLILELIVPFYEKSPLIRTWLISSLLPLLRLNYEFYAHRDESISLEILESMDDQTAVNILLSLVSTEESKMDLVNNLRGLIGPWLYGGNRTKRRRLNEAAQQSSISLIEGCEKPQATELDGWEHVNEWLLSRSLVDRDSVVSAYTHWDGPSDVDLGGYDNAGTQLSKEQARDLQVRYCQSGLAVVYAHADSSMAVLEGSFQVLARVAKLLDLEDSSYLTSDSELPSVHYDTESISSTSRASLLQNCLLSLTNPLTKPSPSSISFLSALLLSLRILTELGHLVPCRVAANLCVHSTEAMQLAELKNVVNSIVKQPNVNQGWSMVRQRLLWLRDWQAEQSDNAWDEPSPYHGLFWRIPRDTVELEIFKALLAAREYQLAIDIYTNSKLAPLNHAQVEAAVQEAIFTAYDNASNGNRTRGGMKRAYDILQSFTSHFPESVVFKQIHALIAATHALSYYSLTLQHGVPFQPVSIRVHHDPILLIEKVLEQNAKSYTKLDDLLSIGGNLVAADVPTQAASHEAEDEPTHHKPTKEHALLTAERRITSLAIASALSSNDFGTAYSYILTRLTPPSLLSASSPLLNTTPVPDDITWRAVYNAGRYRATSPTHPPPTLQSQISHLSQRMELLSLALVLVPSPDPLPEILGAWRRCDEEITSLRAREQQEQDLWDTKGDKLTSIPGGFGPSDAERDAFDTEQQRVARARRAALPNSHRHEAPMGLFEVARGAALALHKNAFPLRGAAGGSASLAPRDDDRPLSLDREGRVRKRDMVSNMMTGGLVSGIGWVLGADPVSKK is encoded by the exons ATGGCTCTCGAAGAGCTGTCCGATGCACATGCTATTCTACTAGCTACGCATTTTTGCGCAGCTGGTAATGTGGCAGACTTGCCTATTCTACAGGCTCGGTATCCCCATTGTTTTCCGGTGGAACGCCTCCTGCGTATCATCTTGACCTTTCTCCCAGAGAGCACAGAGCCCTCTCTGTACACCTCGGTACTACAAGAGCTAACGAATAGCTTTAATCTGCCATCTGACCGATTGATAAATACCTCTGCTGTCCAAGACTTGTCCGAATCGCTTGCAAGGAAGCGCGTGAGGAAGCTTCGTTTACGGCCACTGCAACGCCctgacgaggaagacgagaTAGCTTCAGCAGATCCGTTGACCCAATTTCTTATCCACCGGGCCCATCTGATTGACTCGGAAACAGCACTCCAGCCTCTTATCCTTGAACTTATTGTCCCGTTCTACGAGAAATCGCCACTCATTCGAACATGGCTGATATCGAGCCTCTTACCATTGCTTCGACTGAACTACGAATTCTATGCTCATCGCGACGAATCTATATCTCTTGAGATTCTGGAGTCTATGGACGATCAAACCGCGGTCAACATTCTCCTGTCTTTGGTGAGCACCGAAGAAAGCAAAATGGACCTGGTCAACAATCTGAGGGGTCTGATTGGACCTTGGCTCTATGGTGGTAATCGGACAAAACGGCGGAGGCTTAACGAAGCAGCCCAGCAGAGTTCGATTTCCCTCATCGAAGGCTGCGAGAAACCTCAAGCAACGGAACTGGATGGATGGGAACACGTGAACGAATGGCTACTGTCGCGGAGTCTCGTAGACCGCGATAGTGTTGTGAGTGCCTACACCCACTGGGATGGACCATCAGATGTGGACTTGGGAGGATATGACAATGCTGGCACGCAATTATCCAAAGAGCAGGCGAGAGATCTACAGGTTCGATACTGCCAGTCCGGTCTTGCTGTGGTGTATGCCCATGCGGACTCATCGATGGCTGTCTTGGAGGGCTCGTTTCAGGTCTTGGCGAGGGTTGCAAAGCTCCTCGATCTTGAAGATAGCTCGTACCTCACTTCAGATTCGGAACTGCCATCTGTGCACTATGATACCGAGTCAATTTCCTCGACATCCCGCGCATCCCTATTGCAGAACTGCCTTTTGAGTCTGACGAATCCTCTTACAAAGCCATCACCCTCATCGATCTCGTTTCTTAGCGCTTTACTTCTCTCCCTTCGTATACTTACCGAACTTGGTCATTTGGTTCCTTGTCGGGTTGCAGCAAATTTGTGTGTTCACAGCACCGAGGCAATGCAATTGGCCGAACTCAAAAATGTGGTGAACTCGATCGTGAAGCAACCGAATGTAAACCAAGGCTGGTCTATGGTTCGACAAAGATTGCTCTGGCTTCGAGATTGGCAGGCGGAACAGTCCGACAACGCCTGGGATGAACCTTCACCATACCATGGACTTTTCTGGCGGATTCCACGCGACACGGTTGAATTGGAAATCTTCAAGGCGTTGCTGGCAGCTAGAG AGTATCAATTGGCTATCGATATATACACCAACTCTAAGTTAGCGCCGCTTAATCATGCTCAAGTGGAAGCTGCGGTTCAAGAAGCCATATTCACAGCGTATGATAATGCAAGCAACGGAAATCGAACCCGGGGCGGAATGAAGAGAGCTTATGACAT TTTACAATCATTCACATCTCACTTCCCAGAGTCTGTTGTATTCAAACAGATTCACGCCCTCATTGCCGCAACACACGCACTCTCATACTATTCACTGACTCTGCAACACGGTGTTCCATTCCAGCCTGTTAGCATTCGCGTCCATCACGATCCCATCCTCTTGATTGAGAAAGTACTTGAGCAAAACGCTAAGAGTTATACCAAACTGGACGATCTTCTTTCCATTGGAGGGAACCTAGTAGCCGCTGACGTTCCCACGCAAGCGGCATCACACGAAGCCGAAGACGAGCCAACTCACCACAAACCCACAAAGGAGCACGCTCTCCTCACGGCAGAACGCCGTATTACCTCCCTGGCGATTGCCTCTGCTCTATCCTCCAACGACTTCGGCACTGCCTACTCCTACATCCTAACCCGACTAACACCCCCGTCCCTCCTCTCAGCCTCCTCCCCCCTCCTAAACACTACCCCCGTCCCCGATGATATCACCTGGCGCGCCGTCTACAACGCAGGTCGCTACCGCGCCACATCACCAACCCATCCACCGCCAACCCTCCAATCCCAAATCTCACACCTCTCTCAACGAATGGAACTACTCTCCCTCGCACTAGTCCTCGTTCCATCTCCAGACCCACTCCCAGAAATCCTCGGCGCCTGGCGTCGCTGCGACGAAGAAATCACCTCGCTGCGTGCGCGCGAGCAGCAGGAACAAGACCTCTGGGACACAAAAGGCGATAAATTGACCTCCATCCCGGGCGGATTTGGACCCTCAGACGCAGAGCGCGATGCTTTTGATACGGAGCAGCAGCGTGTAGCGCGCGCACGGCGCGCTGCGTTGCCGAACTCTCATCGCCACGAGGCGCCTATGGGTCTATTTGAGGTTGCTCGTGGGGCGGCTTTGGCTCTGCATAAGAATGCTTTCCCATTGAGGGGTGCAGCTGGTGGTTCGGCGTCGCTTGCTCCTCGGGATGATGATCGGCCGCTGTCGCTGGATAGGGAAGGGCGTGTTAGGAAGAGGGATATGGTTAGCAACATGATGACAGGGGGCTTGGTTAGTGGGATTGGCTGGGTTCTTGGCGCTGATCCGGTGAGCAAGAAGTAG
- a CDS encoding MAP kinase kinase (Mkk2), putative, giving the protein MPSPVPLLRPPVPGARNNNGGSPRAPKLTLGIPPSPSAKPVNGNPAPAQLPQIQTQPQPQSRPSGRPAPPRLHLATPMGSQQNVSQPTLMPNGRPAPPPLSTNGLGGGGAPSLKIQTNGPASSNPAYSTINFAMGLRQPDGSSDPSSAISSVYSDRENGDRENNANGLLPDLDKLSLEKGRPLDVDDLDDEGWHAASEQNMIVELGSLGEGAGGAVTRCRLKEGKTVFALKIITTDPNPDVKKQIVRELNFNKDCASHHICRYYGAFMDKSTGTISIAMEFCEGGSLDSIYKEVKKLGGRTGEKVLGKVAEGVLNGLTYLHSRKIIHRDIKPSNILLCRDGKVKLCDFGVSGEFGTKGDANTFIGTSYYMAPERITGQSYTITSDVWSLGVTLLEVAQHRFPFPADGTEMQPRAGLIDLLTYIVRQPIPKLKDEPQNGIRWSDNFKYFIECCLEKEPPRRATPWRMLEHPWVQDMRNKKVNMTNFIRQVWDWKE; this is encoded by the exons ATGCCATCCCCTGTGCCTCTCCTTCGGCCGCCAGTTCCTGGCGCTCGCAACAATAACGGCGGCAGCCCACGGGCCCCGAAGCTCACGTTAGGCATTCCCCCCTCACCTAGCGCCAAACCCGTCAATGGCAATCCGGCCCCCGCCCAACTACCTCAAATCCAAACCCAACCCCAACCTCAGTCTCGCCCGTCGGGTCGACCAGCACCACCACGATTGCATCTTGCTACTCCTATGGGCAGTCAGCAGAATGTATCCCAGCCAACCCTCATGCCTAACGGTCGACCCGCCCCGCCTCCACTGAGTACAAATGGTCTAGGAGGGGGAGGTGCGCCCAGTCTAAAAATCCAGACCAACGGACCAGCCTCGTCAAACCCTGCTTACTCGACGATCAATTTTGCCATGGGCCTCCGACAGCCGGATGGCTCGTCAGATCCGTCCTCGGCAATTAGTTCGGTGTACTCAGATCGCGAGAACGGAGACCGTGAAAACAACGCAAACGGCCTTCTTCCCGATCTGGACAAACTGAGTCTAGAGAAGGGCCGGCCCCTCGACGTGGATGATCTCGACGACGAAGGCTGGCACGCGGCCAGTGAACAAAATATGATTGTTGAACTGGGAAGTCTGGGAGAGGGTGCTGGCGGAGCTGTCACCCGATGCCGCCTCAAGGAGGGAAAGACTGTTTTTGCATTGAAG ATCATTACTACGGATCCAAACCCAGATGTCAAGAAACAAATTGTTCGTGAGCTTAACTTCAACAAAGACTGCGCCTCGCACCACATCTGTCGTTACTACGGTGCTTTCATGGATAAATCCACGGGCACCATCTCTATTGCCATGGAGTTCTGTGAAGGTGGAAGTCTGGACAGCATTTATAAAGAGGTCAAAAAGCTTGGAGGTCGCACTGGAGAGAAAGTCCTGGGCAAGGTCGCAGAAGGTGTCTTGAATGGGTTGACCTATCTCCATAGCCGAAAGATCATTCATCGAG ACATCAAACCATCGAATATCCTTTTGTGCCGTGATGGCAAGGTCAAACTCTGTGACTTTGGTGTCAGCGGTGAATTTGGTACCAAGGGCGACGCCAACACCTTCATTGGCACTTCCTACTATATGGCCCCAGAGCGCATTACTGGTCAATCATATACCATCACATCCGATGTTTGGTCTCTCGGTGTAACTTTGCTGGAAGTCGCGCAGCACCGGTTCCCCTTCCCTGCTGACGGGACTGAGATGCAACCCCGTGCAGGGCTAATAGATCTTCTAACTTATATCGTCCGCCAGCCAATTCCCAAGTTGAAGGATGAGCCACAAAATGGCATTCGCTGGTCGGACAACTTCAAATACTTCATCGAATGCTG CTTGGAAAAAGAACCCCCTCGACGTGCCACACCCTGGCGGATGCTGGAACATCCATGGGTGCAGGACATGAGAAACAAGAAGGTCAACATGACGAACTTTATAAGGCAGGTGTGGGATTGGAAAGAGTAA
- a CDS encoding Collagen triple helix repeat-containing protein, whose product MRFTTATIALFAGLAIAAPGADQTVYETDEVTITSCAPTVTDCPARKGGAGVEPTGSTTPSSAPATVTTPAGEASETASESTAASTQTAWSSETSSWTSVPTWAPSAPSAPGAPAPSAPGAPGSPGAPGSPKAPGAPGAPGAPNAPGAPGAPGAPNAPGTPGAPNAPGAPGAPNAPGAPGAPGAPHAPGTPGAPGAPNTPGAPSAPGAPSAPGAPGAPNTPGAPSAPGAPGAPNTPGAPSAPGAPGAPGAPGAPAPVASSVIAITTCVPTVIYSTVPVSAPTPVGNTVPHGPAGGVPHGPAGGVPHSPSSSSVPSGVAAVSPSASIPAFNAGATLSGSLGFAGAAAVAAFFL is encoded by the coding sequence ATGCGTTTCACCACTGCGACCATTGCCCTCTTCGCCGGCCTTGCCATCGCCGCCCCCGGTGCCGACCAGACCGTCTACGAGACCGATGAGGTGACCATCACCTCTTGCGCTCCCACGGTCACCGACTGCCCCGCCAGAAAGGGCGGTGCCGGTGTTGAGCCCACTGGCAGCACCACCCCCTCCAGCGCTCCCGCCACTGTCACCACCCCCGCCGGTGAGGCCTCTGAGACCGCCTCCGAGTCCACCGCCGCGTCCACTCAGACCGCCTGGTCCTCTGAGACCTCTTCCTGGACCTCCGTCCCCACCTGGGCTCCTTCCGCTCCTAGCGCCCCCGGTGCTCCCGCCCCCAGTGCTCCCGGTGCTCCTGGTTCTCCTGGTGCTCCTGGTTCCCCCAAGGCTCCTGGTGCCCCCGGTGCTCCCGGTGCTCCTAACGCCCCCGGTGCCCCCGGCGCTCCTGGTGCTCCCAATGCCCCCGGCACTCCCGGTGCTCCCAACGCCCCCGGCGCTCCTGGTGCTCCCAACGCCCCCGGTGCCCCCGGCGCCCCTGGTGCCCCCCATGCCCCCGGTACTCCCGGTGCTCCCGGTGCCCCTAACACCCCCGGTGCTCCCAGCGCTCCCGGTGCTCCCAGCGCTCCCGGTGCCCCCGGTGCCCCTAACACCCCCGGTGCTCCCAGCGCTCCCGGTGCCCCCGGTGCCCCTAACACCCCAGGTGCTCCCAGCGCTCCCGGTGCCCCCGGTGCCCCCGGTGCTCCCGGTGCTCCCGCCCCTGTGGCCTCCAGCGTGATTGCCATTACCACCTGTGTGCCTACCGTCATCTACTCCACTGTGCCCGTTTCTGCTCCTACCCCCGTCGGTAACACCGTCCCCCACGGCCCCGCTGGTGGCGTCCCCCACGGCCCCGCCGGTGGTGTCCCCCACAGTCCCTCCAGCAGCAGTGTTCCCTCCGGCGTCGCCGCTGTTTCCCCCTCCGCCTCCATCCCTGCCTTCAACGCCGGTGCTACTCTCAGCGGCTCCCTCGGTTTCGCTGGTGCTGCCGCCGTTGCCGCCTTCTTCCTGTAA